A single Columba livia isolate bColLiv1 breed racing homer chromosome 22, bColLiv1.pat.W.v2, whole genome shotgun sequence DNA region contains:
- the LAMB3 gene encoding laminin subunit beta-3 isoform X4 — protein sequence MSSASSQEVALRMGLTAQERCWQLMLCVFPVSELLILSTHVPASLSERTGRCVLGRMEPHCQLWPWVLFVLLAAPQLLAAQPGCSHGACYPPTADLLLGRAHSLRASSTCGLTKPETYCTPHGEWSMRCCRCDSRLPHTHNGHRVENVLSSAGHVRWWQSQNGIERVSLQLDLDQTFQLSSILLHFRSPLPAAMLIERSTDFGKTWQVYQYLASDCAAAFPSVPRGSPESWQDARCQALQGYTLHGGKVKFSVQDLASTITTSYSQTVDKLGQFTNLRINFTELPHIARQGYHSPSTFYAVTEMRVVGSCFCHGHADHCAPSGDLHTAEGTTSSVQQVHGHCVCQHNTAGPNCDRCAALYNDRPWAPAEDDDPHECQRCNCNGHSASCHFDPELYRASGGASGGVCDSCQHNTEGNNCERCKTNYFRNPRQDLTHPEACLPCECDPDGTVPGSVCDALTGRCVCKENVQGDRCHLCKPGFAQLANANPMGCRRCTCNVLGTQQNVPCDDETGRCACLPNVVGNDCDQCAGEHWDMGSGRGCRPCDCHPRGSRSPHCNQFTGQCQCQEGFTGRTCSAMQEQVCPDRHYGDVRLGCTECDCDFQGTEDMGCNKTTGQCLCRPGVTGPRCDQCQRGHCSTYPGCELCHPCFRAYDGDIQRLRLHQLGLSNNTSRLPVGSGGSHFSPRLAQAQGNVQQAQSILGRSLVMEQSLAQVGNALAAIREQVQGINPDLRFLDETASLSRELEALNSSLLITNAQYQSKKNQFESSVSTDLSGAFKTISSAFQTSSNASSIVSGASGLLAESRGSRSNAAGLEGRLAESTSKLLTLKGEMASSPNLTPVINKICGGFRAETCAPARCENLLCPRDNGSACGGDRPCRGIFPLSGGALATAGEAAREFRSLSARLRDTAQLIKTTETSANQIQSNARRLADQMSVTRTQIEGDVRRIQQFIQQVRNFLSDKDTDPAVIQEISETVLSLRLPTDAAAVLRKMTEIQNLATKLQCPESILAQTAGDIAKAKRLQQEAEQARNRANAVEGNVEEVVGNLRRANTVLLEARGAIRGSGSSLRFIQERVDEIEAVLGPAEKNVKSIAGQLDGLMERLPQLQRGADQNRLRATDMEQTAEQAGEQARSAQQAFEQVKQMYAELKRRTEQSPALGEQGSRVQSINLEAQALFEETLAMMLRMETLETEIQESNKALMSKSARLLGLEEQVGAIRDTINKRVAYYESCS from the exons ATGTCCAGTGCCTCATCGCAGGAGGTTGCGCTGCGGATGGGTTTGACCGCGCAGGAACGGTGTTGGCAGCTCATG ctctgtGTGTTCCCTGTCTCTGAGCTCCTGATCCTCAGCACGCACGTGCCCGCATCACTCAGCGAGAGGACGGGGAG GTGTGTCCTCGGCCGAATGGAGCCTCACTGCCAGCTTTGGCCATGGGTGTTATTTGTCCTCCTGG ctgccccacagctgctggctgcccagccAGGCTGCTCCCATGGCGCCTGCTACCCCCCAACCGCTGACCTCCTCCTGGGACGAGCCCACAGCCTCCGAGCATCTTCCAcgtgtggcctcaccaagccCGAGACCTACTGCACACCCCACGGAGAG TGGAGCATGAGGTGCTGCCGGTGCGACTCACGGCTGCCGCACACCCACAACGGGCACCGCGTGGAGAACGTCCTGTCCTCGGCCGGGCACGTGCGATGGTGGCAGTCGCAGAACG gCATCGAGCGCGTCTCTTTGCAGCTGGACCTGGACCAGACGTTCCAGCTCAGCAGCATCCTGCTTCACTTCAGG TCACCGCTGCCCGCGGCGATGCTGATCGAACGCTCCACCGACTTTGGCAAGACCTGGCAGGTGTACCAGTACCTGGCTTCCGACTGCGCCGCCGCCTTCCCCAGCGTCCCCAGGGGCTCCCCCGAGAGCTGGCAGGACGCTCGGTGCCAGGCGCTGCAGGGCTACACTTTGCACGGGGGCAAG gtGAAATTTAGTGTCCAAGACCTGGCATCTACCATCACTACCTCTTACAGCCAGACTGTCGATA AGCTGGGACAGTTCACCAACCTGCGGATCAACTTCACCGAGCTCCCCCACATTGCACGCCAGGGATATCACTCACCCAGCACCTTCTACGCTGTGACTGAGATGCGGGTGGTTGGCAGCTGCTTCTGCCACGGGCACGCCGACCACTGTGCCCCTTCGGGAGACCTGCACACCGCG GAGGGTACAACATCCTCTGTGCAGCAGGTCCACGGGCACTGCGTGTGTCAGCACAACACCGCCGGACCCAACTGCGATCGCTGTGCTGCCCTCTACAACGACCGGCCCTGGGCACCCGCAGAGGACGACGATCCCCATGAGTGCCAGA gatGCAACTGCAATGGTCACTCGGCATCGTGCCACTTCGACCCAGAGCTGTACCGTGCCAGCGGAGGGGCGAGCGGGGGTGTGTGTGACAGCTGCCAGCACAACACCGAAGGCAACAACTGTGAGCGCTGCAAAACTAACTATTTTCGCAACCCGCGGCAGGATCTTACCCATCCCGAAGCCTGTTTGC CCTGTGAGTGCGACCCGGACGGCACCGTGCCTGGCTCCGTCTGCGACGCGCTGACAGGGCGCTGCGTCTGCAAGGAGAACGTGCAGGGCGACCGCTGCCACCTCTGCAAGCCAGGGTTTGCCCAGCTGGCCAACGCCAACCCCATGGGGTGCCGCA GATGCACCTGCAACGTGCTGGGAACGCAGCAGAATGTGCCCTGCGACGACGAGACGGGGAGGTGCGCCTGCCTGCCCAACGTGGTGGGGAATGACTGCGACCAGTGCGCGGGCGAGCACTGGGACATGGGCAGCGGCCGCGGCTGCCGGCCCTGCGACTGCCACCCCCGCGGCTCCCGCAGCCCCCACTGCAACCAG TTCACGGGACAGTGTCAGTGCCAAGAGGGTTTCACGGGACGGACATGCTCGGCCATGCAGGAGCAGGTCTGCCCAGATAGGCACTACGGAGATGTCCGCTTAGGGTGCACAG AGTGTGACTGTGACTTCCAGGGCACGGAGGACATGGGGTGCAACAAGACCACGGGCCAGTGCCTCTGCCGCCCGGGTGTCACTGGTCCCCGCTGTGACCAGTGCCAGCGCGGCCACTGCAGCACCTACCCGGGCTGTGAGCTGTGTCACCCCTGCTTCCGCGCCTACGACGGGGACATCCAGCGCCTGCGTCTGCACCAGCTCGGCCTCAGCAACAACACGTCCCGGCTGCCCGTGGGGAGTGGGGGGTCCCACTTCAGCCCCCGCCTGGCGCAGGCGCAGGGCAACGTGCAGCAGGCGCAGAGCATCCTCGGCCGATCGCTGGTGAtggagcagagcctggcccaggtggGCAACGCGCTGGCTGCCATCAG AGAGCAGGTCCAAGGCATAAATCCTGACCTTCGTTTTCTGGATGAGACTGCCTCTCTATCGAGGGAGCTCGAAGCCCTCAACAGCAGCTTGCTTATCACTAACGCCCAGTATCAGAGCAAGAAGAACCAGTTTGAAAGCAGTGTCAGCACAGATCTGTCAG GAGCCTTCAAGACAATCAGCTCTGCTTTCCAGACGTCCAGCAATGCCAGCAGCATCGTCAGCGGTGCCTCGGGGCTGCTGGCCGAGTCCCGGGGGAGCCGCAGCAACGCCgcggggctggaggggcggcTGGCCGAGTCCACCTCCAAACTGCTGACCCTGAAGGGCGAGATGGCCTCATCGCCCAACCTGACCCCTGTCATAAATAAG ATCTGCGGTGGCTTCCGAGCCGAGACCTGCGCCCCTGCCCGCTGCGAGAACCTGCTCTGCCCACGGGACAACGGCTCTGCCTGCGGGGGGGACCGGCCCTGCCGCGGCATCTTCCCGCTCTCGGGGGGGGCCCTGGCTACGGCTGGGGAAGCTGCCAGGGAATTCCGCAGCCTGAGCGCCCGGCTCCGGGACACGGCACAGCTG ATTAAGACGACAGAGACGTCTGCAAATCAGATTCAGAGCAATGCTCGGCGGCTCGCGGACCAGATGAGCGTAACGAGGACCCAGATAGAAGGAGATGTGCGGCGCATCCAGCAGTTCATCCAGCAAGTCCGAAACTTCTTGTCAG ACAAGGACACGGACCCTGCTGTTATCCAGGAAATCAGTGAGACTGTTCTCTCCCTGCGCCTCCCCACGGATGCTGCTGCAGTCCTGCGAAAAATGACTGAGATCCAAAACCTGGCGACGAAGCTGCAGTGCCCGGAGAGCATCCTTGCCCAGACGGCCGGGGACATCGCCAAGGCCAAGCGGCTGCAGCAGGAAGCAGAACAAGCCAG GAACCGGGCGAATGCCGTGGAGGGCAACGTGGAGGAGGTGGTCGGGAACCTGCGACGGGCGAACACGGTGCTGCTGGAGGCCCGGGGTGCGATCAGGGGCTCCGGCTCTTCCCTTCGGTTCATCCAGGAGCGTGTTGATGAG ATCGAGGCTGTTCTTGGTCCAGCTGAGAAGAACGTCAAGTCCATCGCGGGCCAGCTGGACGGGCTGATGGAGAGGCTCCCGCAGCTGCAGCGCGGGGCGGACCAGAACCGCCTGCGGGCCACGGACATGGAACAGACGGCCGAGCAGGCGGGCGAGCAGGCCAGGAGCGCACAGCAG GCTTTCGAACAAGTGAAACAAATGTACGCTGAGCTGAAGAGAAGGACGGAGCAGAGCCCGGCTTTGggagagcagggcagcagggtGCAAAGCATCAACCTGGAGGCACAGGCTTTGTTTGAGGAAACTTTGGCCATGATGCTCAGGATGGAAA CGTTAGAGACGGAAATTCAGGAAAGCAACAAGGCTTTGATGTCCAAATCGGCCAGGCTgttggggctggaggagcaggtgGGAGCCATCCGGGACACCATCAACAAGCGAGTCGCCTACTACGAGAGCTGCTCCTGA
- the LAMB3 gene encoding laminin subunit beta-3 isoform X1 yields MSSASSQEVALRMGLTAQERCWQLMLCVFPVSELLILSTHVPASLSERTGRWAFACRLPAEQLLHAAVILPSDLCLRPCALSGAVMSYPVRQLPVKSRESRSAAADRLLGGTGGEKALAVCRGRGGHRGDQGQRSGSCREEGRCVLGRMEPHCQLWPWVLFVLLAAPQLLAAQPGCSHGACYPPTADLLLGRAHSLRASSTCGLTKPETYCTPHGEWSMRCCRCDSRLPHTHNGHRVENVLSSAGHVRWWQSQNGIERVSLQLDLDQTFQLSSILLHFRSPLPAAMLIERSTDFGKTWQVYQYLASDCAAAFPSVPRGSPESWQDARCQALQGYTLHGGKVKFSVQDLASTITTSYSQTVDKLGQFTNLRINFTELPHIARQGYHSPSTFYAVTEMRVVGSCFCHGHADHCAPSGDLHTAQVHGHCVCQHNTAGPNCDRCAALYNDRPWAPAEDDDPHECQRCNCNGHSASCHFDPELYRASGGASGGVCDSCQHNTEGNNCERCKTNYFRNPRQDLTHPEACLPCECDPDGTVPGSVCDALTGRCVCKENVQGDRCHLCKPGFAQLANANPMGCRRCTCNVLGTQQNVPCDDETGRCACLPNVVGNDCDQCAGEHWDMGSGRGCRPCDCHPRGSRSPHCNQFTGQCQCQEGFTGRTCSAMQEQVCPDRHYGDVRLGCTECDCDFQGTEDMGCNKTTGQCLCRPGVTGPRCDQCQRGHCSTYPGCELCHPCFRAYDGDIQRLRLHQLGLSNNTSRLPVGSGGSHFSPRLAQAQGNVQQAQSILGRSLVMEQSLAQVGNALAAIREQVQGINPDLRFLDETASLSRELEALNSSLLITNAQYQSKKNQFESSVSTDLSGAFKTISSAFQTSSNASSIVSGASGLLAESRGSRSNAAGLEGRLAESTSKLLTLKGEMASSPNLTPVINKICGGFRAETCAPARCENLLCPRDNGSACGGDRPCRGIFPLSGGALATAGEAAREFRSLSARLRDTAQLIKTTETSANQIQSNARRLADQMSVTRTQIEGDVRRIQQFIQQVRNFLSDKDTDPAVIQEISETVLSLRLPTDAAAVLRKMTEIQNLATKLQCPESILAQTAGDIAKAKRLQQEAEQARNRANAVEGNVEEVVGNLRRANTVLLEARGAIRGSGSSLRFIQERVDEIEAVLGPAEKNVKSIAGQLDGLMERLPQLQRGADQNRLRATDMEQTAEQAGEQARSAQQAFEQVKQMYAELKRRTEQSPALGEQGSRVQSINLEAQALFEETLAMMLRMETLETEIQESNKALMSKSARLLGLEEQVGAIRDTINKRVAYYESCS; encoded by the exons ATGTCCAGTGCCTCATCGCAGGAGGTTGCGCTGCGGATGGGTTTGACCGCGCAGGAACGGTGTTGGCAGCTCATG ctctgtGTGTTCCCTGTCTCTGAGCTCCTGATCCTCAGCACGCACGTGCCCGCATCACTCAGCGAGAGGACGGGGAG ATGGGCTTTCGCTTGCCGGTtacctgcagagcagctgcttcaCGCTGCCGTCATCCTCCCAAGTGACTTATGTCTGCGGCCGTGCGCCCTGTCTGGAGCTGTCATGAGTTATCCG GTGAGGCAGCTGCCTGTTAAAAGCCGGGAGAGCAGATCGGCAGCTGCAGATCGGCTGTTGGGTGGTACCGGAGGAGAGAAAGCCCTCGCTGTGTGCCGGGGACGTgggggacaccgcggggaccAGGGACAGCGCTCCGGCTCCTGCAGGGAAGAGGGCAG GTGTGTCCTCGGCCGAATGGAGCCTCACTGCCAGCTTTGGCCATGGGTGTTATTTGTCCTCCTGG ctgccccacagctgctggctgcccagccAGGCTGCTCCCATGGCGCCTGCTACCCCCCAACCGCTGACCTCCTCCTGGGACGAGCCCACAGCCTCCGAGCATCTTCCAcgtgtggcctcaccaagccCGAGACCTACTGCACACCCCACGGAGAG TGGAGCATGAGGTGCTGCCGGTGCGACTCACGGCTGCCGCACACCCACAACGGGCACCGCGTGGAGAACGTCCTGTCCTCGGCCGGGCACGTGCGATGGTGGCAGTCGCAGAACG gCATCGAGCGCGTCTCTTTGCAGCTGGACCTGGACCAGACGTTCCAGCTCAGCAGCATCCTGCTTCACTTCAGG TCACCGCTGCCCGCGGCGATGCTGATCGAACGCTCCACCGACTTTGGCAAGACCTGGCAGGTGTACCAGTACCTGGCTTCCGACTGCGCCGCCGCCTTCCCCAGCGTCCCCAGGGGCTCCCCCGAGAGCTGGCAGGACGCTCGGTGCCAGGCGCTGCAGGGCTACACTTTGCACGGGGGCAAG gtGAAATTTAGTGTCCAAGACCTGGCATCTACCATCACTACCTCTTACAGCCAGACTGTCGATA AGCTGGGACAGTTCACCAACCTGCGGATCAACTTCACCGAGCTCCCCCACATTGCACGCCAGGGATATCACTCACCCAGCACCTTCTACGCTGTGACTGAGATGCGGGTGGTTGGCAGCTGCTTCTGCCACGGGCACGCCGACCACTGTGCCCCTTCGGGAGACCTGCACACCGCG CAGGTCCACGGGCACTGCGTGTGTCAGCACAACACCGCCGGACCCAACTGCGATCGCTGTGCTGCCCTCTACAACGACCGGCCCTGGGCACCCGCAGAGGACGACGATCCCCATGAGTGCCAGA gatGCAACTGCAATGGTCACTCGGCATCGTGCCACTTCGACCCAGAGCTGTACCGTGCCAGCGGAGGGGCGAGCGGGGGTGTGTGTGACAGCTGCCAGCACAACACCGAAGGCAACAACTGTGAGCGCTGCAAAACTAACTATTTTCGCAACCCGCGGCAGGATCTTACCCATCCCGAAGCCTGTTTGC CCTGTGAGTGCGACCCGGACGGCACCGTGCCTGGCTCCGTCTGCGACGCGCTGACAGGGCGCTGCGTCTGCAAGGAGAACGTGCAGGGCGACCGCTGCCACCTCTGCAAGCCAGGGTTTGCCCAGCTGGCCAACGCCAACCCCATGGGGTGCCGCA GATGCACCTGCAACGTGCTGGGAACGCAGCAGAATGTGCCCTGCGACGACGAGACGGGGAGGTGCGCCTGCCTGCCCAACGTGGTGGGGAATGACTGCGACCAGTGCGCGGGCGAGCACTGGGACATGGGCAGCGGCCGCGGCTGCCGGCCCTGCGACTGCCACCCCCGCGGCTCCCGCAGCCCCCACTGCAACCAG TTCACGGGACAGTGTCAGTGCCAAGAGGGTTTCACGGGACGGACATGCTCGGCCATGCAGGAGCAGGTCTGCCCAGATAGGCACTACGGAGATGTCCGCTTAGGGTGCACAG AGTGTGACTGTGACTTCCAGGGCACGGAGGACATGGGGTGCAACAAGACCACGGGCCAGTGCCTCTGCCGCCCGGGTGTCACTGGTCCCCGCTGTGACCAGTGCCAGCGCGGCCACTGCAGCACCTACCCGGGCTGTGAGCTGTGTCACCCCTGCTTCCGCGCCTACGACGGGGACATCCAGCGCCTGCGTCTGCACCAGCTCGGCCTCAGCAACAACACGTCCCGGCTGCCCGTGGGGAGTGGGGGGTCCCACTTCAGCCCCCGCCTGGCGCAGGCGCAGGGCAACGTGCAGCAGGCGCAGAGCATCCTCGGCCGATCGCTGGTGAtggagcagagcctggcccaggtggGCAACGCGCTGGCTGCCATCAG AGAGCAGGTCCAAGGCATAAATCCTGACCTTCGTTTTCTGGATGAGACTGCCTCTCTATCGAGGGAGCTCGAAGCCCTCAACAGCAGCTTGCTTATCACTAACGCCCAGTATCAGAGCAAGAAGAACCAGTTTGAAAGCAGTGTCAGCACAGATCTGTCAG GAGCCTTCAAGACAATCAGCTCTGCTTTCCAGACGTCCAGCAATGCCAGCAGCATCGTCAGCGGTGCCTCGGGGCTGCTGGCCGAGTCCCGGGGGAGCCGCAGCAACGCCgcggggctggaggggcggcTGGCCGAGTCCACCTCCAAACTGCTGACCCTGAAGGGCGAGATGGCCTCATCGCCCAACCTGACCCCTGTCATAAATAAG ATCTGCGGTGGCTTCCGAGCCGAGACCTGCGCCCCTGCCCGCTGCGAGAACCTGCTCTGCCCACGGGACAACGGCTCTGCCTGCGGGGGGGACCGGCCCTGCCGCGGCATCTTCCCGCTCTCGGGGGGGGCCCTGGCTACGGCTGGGGAAGCTGCCAGGGAATTCCGCAGCCTGAGCGCCCGGCTCCGGGACACGGCACAGCTG ATTAAGACGACAGAGACGTCTGCAAATCAGATTCAGAGCAATGCTCGGCGGCTCGCGGACCAGATGAGCGTAACGAGGACCCAGATAGAAGGAGATGTGCGGCGCATCCAGCAGTTCATCCAGCAAGTCCGAAACTTCTTGTCAG ACAAGGACACGGACCCTGCTGTTATCCAGGAAATCAGTGAGACTGTTCTCTCCCTGCGCCTCCCCACGGATGCTGCTGCAGTCCTGCGAAAAATGACTGAGATCCAAAACCTGGCGACGAAGCTGCAGTGCCCGGAGAGCATCCTTGCCCAGACGGCCGGGGACATCGCCAAGGCCAAGCGGCTGCAGCAGGAAGCAGAACAAGCCAG GAACCGGGCGAATGCCGTGGAGGGCAACGTGGAGGAGGTGGTCGGGAACCTGCGACGGGCGAACACGGTGCTGCTGGAGGCCCGGGGTGCGATCAGGGGCTCCGGCTCTTCCCTTCGGTTCATCCAGGAGCGTGTTGATGAG ATCGAGGCTGTTCTTGGTCCAGCTGAGAAGAACGTCAAGTCCATCGCGGGCCAGCTGGACGGGCTGATGGAGAGGCTCCCGCAGCTGCAGCGCGGGGCGGACCAGAACCGCCTGCGGGCCACGGACATGGAACAGACGGCCGAGCAGGCGGGCGAGCAGGCCAGGAGCGCACAGCAG GCTTTCGAACAAGTGAAACAAATGTACGCTGAGCTGAAGAGAAGGACGGAGCAGAGCCCGGCTTTGggagagcagggcagcagggtGCAAAGCATCAACCTGGAGGCACAGGCTTTGTTTGAGGAAACTTTGGCCATGATGCTCAGGATGGAAA CGTTAGAGACGGAAATTCAGGAAAGCAACAAGGCTTTGATGTCCAAATCGGCCAGGCTgttggggctggaggagcaggtgGGAGCCATCCGGGACACCATCAACAAGCGAGTCGCCTACTACGAGAGCTGCTCCTGA